One Hevea brasiliensis isolate MT/VB/25A 57/8 chromosome 5, ASM3005281v1, whole genome shotgun sequence genomic region harbors:
- the LOC131180091 gene encoding uncharacterized protein LOC131180091: protein MERRWIELLKDYDCIIDYHLGKANVVVNALSRKAIAALRSLNARLTLAQDGVIIAKLQVKPSLLQQVQEAQKQDEKLATILKQIQEGKENEYEIKGDSYLYYKGRICILDDDGINKSILKEAHSNIFAMHPGSTKMY, encoded by the exons atggag aggaggtggatAGAGTtattgaaggactatgattgtattaTTGATTACCACCTCGGGAAGGCGAATGTAGTGGTaaatgctctaagcaggaaggcCATAGCAgctttaagatctttgaatgcTCGTTTGACTTTAGCACAAGATGGAGTTATTATAGCTAAATTGCAAGTGAAGCCTAGTTTGCTACAGCAAGTACAAGAGGCCCAGAAACAAGATGAGAAGTTAGCAACCATTCTAAAACAgattcaagaggggaaggagaatgAATATGAAATCAAGGGAGAtagttatttatattataaaggaAGAATATGTATACTTGATGATGACGGAATTAATAAGAGCATTCTCAAGGAAGCACACAGCAATATTTTTGCTATGCATCCAGGGAGCACAAAGATGTATTAA